One window of the Clupea harengus chromosome 20, Ch_v2.0.2, whole genome shotgun sequence genome contains the following:
- the zic3 gene encoding zinc finger protein ZIC 3: protein MTMLLDSGPQFPSLGVGGFGAPRHHELGNRDPGLGLNPFADSSHSAAFKLSPVTHDIASSQTSAFTPQATGYAAALGHHHGGQVGSYGGGPFNSTRDFLFRNRGGGIGESAATSAQHGIFAASAGSLHGPPGISDNPGHLLFPGLHDQAVSHTSPSGHVVNSQMHLGLRGDIFGRPDPYRPVASPRTDPYGTAQLHNYNHPINMNMGMNVPTHHGPGAFFRYMRQPIKQEMSCKWIDENQMNRPKKTCERTFSTMHEMVTHVSMEHVGGPEQSNHICFWEDCPREGKSFKAKYKLVNHIRVHTGEKPFPCPFPGCGKIFARSENLKIHKRTHTGEKPFKCEFDGCDRRFANSSDRKKHMHVHTSDKPYICKVCDKSYTHPSSLRKHMKVHESQGSESSPAASSGYESSTPPVLVSANTEDPTKTPPSAVHNTSAHNDGLAPNFNEWYV, encoded by the exons ATGACTATGCTCCTTGACAGTGGTCCTCAATTCCCATCGCTAGGAGTTGGGGGGTTCGGAGCACCGAGGCACCATGAACTCGGGAACAGAGACCCGGGGCTGGGACTAAATCCCTTCGCTGATTCGTCCCATTCGGCCGCTTTCAAGCTCAGTCCGGTGACCCACGATATCGCATCTAGTCAGACGTCCGCTTTTACTCCGCAAGCTACTGGATATGCAGCCGCGCTGGGGCACCACCACGGCGGACAGGTGGGCTCCTACGGCGGTGGACCGTTCAATTCAACCCGAGACTTTCTCTTCAGAAACCGTGGAGGTGGCATCGGGGAGTCAGCAGCTACGAGTGCCCAGCATGGGATCTTTGCTGCTTCCGCGGGGAGTCTACATGGACCCCCAGGAATCTCTGACAACCCGGGACATCTGTTGTTTCCTGGGCTCCACGACCAGGCAGTAAGCCACACATCACCGAGCGGACATGTAGTTAACAGTCAAATGCATCTTGGTTTACGCGGGGACATTTTTGGAAGACCAGACCCGTACCGTCCCGTTGCGAGTCCTCGGACGGACCCTTACGGCACTGCTCAGCTGCATAACTACAACCACCCGATCAATATGAACATGGGGATGAATGTGCCGACACACCACGGCCCAGGGGCTTTCTTTAGATACATGAGGCAGCCTATAAAGCAAGAAATGTCCTGTAAATGGATTGACGAGAACCAGATGAACCGACCCAAAAAGACTTGCGAGAGGACTTTCAGTACCATGCATGAGATGGTAACGCATGTTTCCATGGAGCACGTTGGCGGCCCGGAGCAGAGTAACCACATTTGCTTCTGGGAGGATTGTCCCCGAGAAGGAAAATCTTTTAAGGCCAAATACAAACTCGTCAATCACATCCGcgtacacactggagagaaaccCTTCCCGTGTCCGTTCCCAGGCTGTGGGAAAATATTTGCCAGATCGGAAAATCTGAAAATTCATAAAAGAACTCatacag GAGAGAAACCGTTCAAGTGTGAGTTCGATGGCTGCGACAGACGCTTCGCCAACAGTAGCGACAGGAAAAagcacatgcacgtgcacacttCTGACAAGCCCTACATCTGCAAAGTGTGCGACAAGtcctacacacaccccagctcTCTCAGGAAACACATGAAG GTACACGAGTCACAAGGCTCAGAGTCGTCTCCTGCAGCAAGTTCTGGATATGAGTCGTCCACACCCCCAGTTTTAGTCTCAGCGAACACAGAGGACCCCACGAAAACCCCCCCGTCTGCCGTGCacaacacatctgcacacaacgATGGACTAGCGCCCAACTTTAATGAATGGTACGTTTGA